In the genome of Acidobacteriota bacterium, the window GAAGGCCCGCCGAAGCTCGCGGCTGGTGAGGCCGAGCACGCGTTCAACAAGACTTAGCATCAGGCCCTGCGGGAGTTTACCTTAGGATAAGATTCAGGCCATCCCGCGCCATCCCATGCTCTCTCGCATCCTCGGCCCCATCGTCCAGTTGCGCAACGGCGAGTCGACCACCGCGTTGCTGATGTTCCTGTACTCGTTCCTGGCGATGACGAGTTACAACATCGTCAAGCCGATCACGCGGTCGGAGTTCATCTCGAGCCTGGGCGCCGACAACCTGCCGTGGGTGCAGTTCGGCGCCGGCGTGCTGATCGGCTTCTTGATGCAGGGCTACACGGTGCTGATGAAGCCGGTGCCGCAGCGCTGGACCATTCCCGTGACGCAGGCCGGCATGGCCGGCCTGTTGTTGCTGTTCTGGTTCCTGTTCACCACCATCGGCGCCGACTGGGTGGCGGTCGCGTTCTACGTGCTGGCGCTGATCCTGGGGATCCTGCTGATCAGCCAGTTCTGGACGCTGGCCAACGACGTCTACGATGCGCGGCAGGCCAAGCGCATCTTCGGCTTCATCGGCGGCGGCGCCAGCCTGGGCGGCGCGACCGGCGCGGCGCTGACCGCGTTCCTGGTCGAGTCGATCGGCGCCCGGCAGATGCTGCTGCTGAGCGCCGCGATTATGGGGCTGTGCTTCGTGATCGTGACCTTCATCATGAAGCGCGAGCAGGCGGCCGGCACGAGCGACGCTACCAAGACCGGCGAAGAAGAAGGGGTCAGCAGCGGTGAGGCGATCCAGCTGCTGGGATCGTCACGCCACCTGCAGGTGATCGCGCTGGTGATTGCCTTTGCCGCGGTCGGCGCGGCGATCATCGAGCAGCAGCTGAACATGGCGACCGCCGAGGCCAAGGGCGCCACCAACTCCGATGCCATCGCCGCGTTCCTGGCGCAGGTGACGGTCTACCTGTCGTTGATCGGCTTCGTGATCCAGGTCGGGCTGACCAGCCGCATCCACCGCGTGATGGGCATCGGGTTCGCGCTCCTGGTGCTGCCGATGAGCCTGGGCACCACCGCCGTGATCATGCTGTTCAACGGGGCATTGTGGGCGCCGGGCCTGGCGCGGGTGCTCGACACGTCGCTGCGCTACACCGTGGACAAGACCTCGCGCGAGGTCCTGTTCCTGCCGCTCCCAGCCGAGCTCAAATACCGCGCCAAGCCGTTTATCGACGTCACGATGGACCGGCTGGCAAAGGGTATGGGCGCCCTGCTGATCCTGGTGCTGATCAAGGACTGGGGCTTGGGCTGGACCTGGCAGCAACTGAGCTACGCCAGCCTGACGATGGTGGGGCTGTGGGTGGCCACGGCGATGCTGGCGCGCCGCGAGTACCTGCGGACCTTCCGCCGCAGCATCGAACAGCAGGACGTGGCGCCCGCGGAGTTGCGCTCGACGAACCTGGACCCACAGTCGATCGAAACCCTGGTCAGCGAGCTGTCGCACCCCGAGCCGCGCCGCGTGCTCTACGCCATTGACCTGCTCGACGCGATGGACAAGCGGCACCTGGTGACGCCGCTGCTGATGGCCCATGAGTCGGCGGAGATTCGCGCCCGCACCCTCGGCGTGGCCGAAGCGGCGGGCCGGGCGGCCGCCGATCGCTGGCTGCCGCGAGTGGAACGGGCCCTGAAGGATCCCGACGCGGCGGTGCGGATTGCGGCAGTCGGCGCACTGGCGTCGCTGCGTGGCCAGGCGGCGGCGGATGTCATGCGGCCCTTTCTCAAGGACCGCGACCAGGGCCTGGCGATTGTCGCCGCATCGGCGCTGGCGTCGAGCGCGCAGGCTGCCGACGTGGCGGCTGCGGAAGATCAGCTCCGGCGGTTCTCCAGCGACACGCGCGAGCAGGCCACGCCGGCCCGGTTGCTGGCGGCGCGGGCCCTGGGTGACGTCGCCAACCCGGCGTTCCGTCCGTTGCTGGTGCCGCTGATGTACGACTCGAACGTCGAGGTCGCGCTGGCCGCGATCGAGAGCGCCGGCAAGCTGGGCGCGCAGGACTTCCTGTTCGTGCCACCGCTGGTGTCGTTGCTGCGGAACCGGCGGCTGAAGTCGGCGGCCCGGCACGTGCTGGTCGGCTACGGCGAACCGGTGGTGGCGCCACTCGCCTATTTCATGCTCGACCGCGAAGAGGACATTTGGGTCAGGCGCCACGTGCCCTCGACGCTGGGCCAGCTCGCGTTCCCGTCATCGGTCGCCGCGTTGCTCACCGCGCTGGAGGATTCCGACGGCTTCCTGAAGTTCAAGGCGGTGTCGGCCCTCGAGCGCATTCGCCGGACCAGCCCTGAGCTCACGCTCGATGCGGCCATCATCACGCGGCACCTGCACGCCGAGGCCGGCCTTGCCTACAGCGCCCTCACGCTGCATCACAACCTGTTCGTGGCCGGGGGCCTCGAGACCGAGTCGCTGCTGGCCCGCTCGCTCACGGAGAAGCACAACCGCCGGCTGGGCCGCACGTTCCAGCTGCTGGGCCTGCTCAACTCGCCGTCGGATATTGCTGCAGTGCGGCACTCGCTCGACGACAGCGACCCAAAGGTCCGCTCGCGCGGCATCGAGTACCTCGACAACCTGCTGGCCGGCGAGGTGCGCAAGCGCGTGATGATCCTGGTCGAGGACATGCCGGCGGACGAACGCATCCGCAAGGGCAACGTCATCTACCGCACCCGCGTCCGCGACGTGGAAGACACCATGGCGCAGTTACTGCACGACGAAGACGAGTCGATTGCGGCGGCGGCCGTGCTGCTGGTCGAGTCGCGCGGCATGTGGTCGCTCGCCGACGACCTGGAACACGTGCTCGCTCACCGCGATGCCAAGGACCAGCACATGTTCGAGGCGGCGTCGTGGGCGCTGGCGGCGCACCGCATGCCGGCCGACCGGCGCCGGGAACTGTGGCAGGAACCTCTGCCCTCGGTCGAACTCGCCGATCGCCTGCGGCGGTTGCCGCTGTTCGAGTACACGCAGGTCAACGACTTGTTCCGGCTGGCGCGCCTGGGCCGCCAGGCGCGGTTCGAGGCGGGACGGACCTTGTACCAGCGCGGCGAACAGCCGCGAACAGTCCAGTTCCTGCTCGACGGAATGGCGCGCGCCGCCGGCAGCCACGGCGTGACCGAGATTGCCGCACCCGCGCCACTGGCGGTGGAACAGGTCCTCGAAGGCTCGCCCATGCCGATGACGGTGACCGCGACCGAGCGCCTCATCAGCCTGGTGCTGACCAACGACGAGTTCCTGGCGTTGTTGTCGGAGAACGTCGAACTGGCCGAGGGTCTCTTCCGGCTGATGATTCACACCAACCACCTGGACGTCGGCCATACCTTGATTCAGGGCGCGGTCGCGCCCGAGCTGAAGGAACGGATCGCGACAGAGCTGCAGCCGGTGGATCGGCTGCTGCTGCTGCAGTCGAGCCCGCTGCTGGCGCACGCGACGGCGGCGCAGCTCTGGCGGCTGTCGGCGATCGCGCGGCCCGTGACGCTCTCCAGCGGCACCGAAGCCCTGACCCGCGGCGGCGAGGCCGCCATCCTCATCGTCCTCGGCGGCTCGCTGCGGGTGGACACGGCCGACGGCCGGTCGGCGACCGCCGTGGCCGGCGACGTGATCGGCATGTACGAAACCCTCGGCGGGACACGGTTCGACGCGAGCGTGACGGTGCTGTCGACGGGGACCGCCCTCAAGCTCGAGCGCGATTCACTGTTCGAGCTACTGGCGGATCACACCGACCTGCTGCAGGGTCTGTTCTCGATCCTGCTCAGGCGCGGGAAATAGGCAGCGTCACCTCGAACACCGTTTCGACATTCGGGACGCTGCGGACGGCCACTCGGCCGCCGTGGCGCTCGACGATCGCCTTCACAATCGACAGGCCCAATCCCGATCCCGACTGGGAGCGCGAGCGGTCAGCCTTGTAGAAGCGGTCGAAGACGTGGGGCAGGTGCTCCGCGGGTATGCCGAGGCCGTTGTCACACACGGTCAGCAGCACCCGGCCGTCGTCGCGCCGCGCGCCAAGGCGAACAACCCCACCGGGCGGGGTGTGCTTGAGGGCGTTGGCGGCCAGGTTCTGCAGCGCCTGCTCGATGCGCATGGGATCGCCGACCAGCCGCAAGTCCTCGTCGTGGAGCTCGACGACTACGGCCACGTGCTTATCCTCGGCGGTCTGGGCGTGACGCTCGGTGACGCGGTCGAACAACTCGCCAACATCCACTGATTCCTGCGCCAGCAAGATGCCGCCGGCCTCGAATCGCGCGAGGTCCAGCAGGTCGCCGACCAGGCGCTCGATGCGCTCGCCTTCCTCCTGGATGACCTTCACGGCGCGGGTGCCCTCCTTGCTCGGCGGCGCGAACTGCGGCAGAGCCAGGGTCTCGGCGTAGCCGCGAATCGCCGTCAGCGGCGTCATCAACTCGTGCGACACATCAGCCAGCAACTGCCGGCGTGCGCGGTCGGCCTCGGTCAGCTGCGCCTGCCGCGCGGCCAGGTCACCGGCCATGCGGTTGAACGCCTCGGCCACCGCCGACACCTCATCGCCGCCAATCGCGGGCGCGCGGGCCGACAGGTCGCCCTCGCCAAACCGGCGCGCCGCGTCCTCGAGCGCGCGCAGGCGTGCCTGCGCCGGGCGGAAGATCACCAGGGCCGCCAGCGCCGTGCCGGCGATCAGCAACAGGAACGCACCAATCGCCAGCGGCGTGCCAATTTCATCGGCCACCCGGCGCAAGCCGGTCAGCGGCGGTACCCAGACGACGGCCACGACATCACCGTTGTGTTCGATCGGCGC includes:
- a CDS encoding Npt1/Npt2 family nucleotide transporter, giving the protein MLSRILGPIVQLRNGESTTALLMFLYSFLAMTSYNIVKPITRSEFISSLGADNLPWVQFGAGVLIGFLMQGYTVLMKPVPQRWTIPVTQAGMAGLLLLFWFLFTTIGADWVAVAFYVLALILGILLISQFWTLANDVYDARQAKRIFGFIGGGASLGGATGAALTAFLVESIGARQMLLLSAAIMGLCFVIVTFIMKREQAAGTSDATKTGEEEGVSSGEAIQLLGSSRHLQVIALVIAFAAVGAAIIEQQLNMATAEAKGATNSDAIAAFLAQVTVYLSLIGFVIQVGLTSRIHRVMGIGFALLVLPMSLGTTAVIMLFNGALWAPGLARVLDTSLRYTVDKTSREVLFLPLPAELKYRAKPFIDVTMDRLAKGMGALLILVLIKDWGLGWTWQQLSYASLTMVGLWVATAMLARREYLRTFRRSIEQQDVAPAELRSTNLDPQSIETLVSELSHPEPRRVLYAIDLLDAMDKRHLVTPLLMAHESAEIRARTLGVAEAAGRAAADRWLPRVERALKDPDAAVRIAAVGALASLRGQAAADVMRPFLKDRDQGLAIVAASALASSAQAADVAAAEDQLRRFSSDTREQATPARLLAARALGDVANPAFRPLLVPLMYDSNVEVALAAIESAGKLGAQDFLFVPPLVSLLRNRRLKSAARHVLVGYGEPVVAPLAYFMLDREEDIWVRRHVPSTLGQLAFPSSVAALLTALEDSDGFLKFKAVSALERIRRTSPELTLDAAIITRHLHAEAGLAYSALTLHHNLFVAGGLETESLLARSLTEKHNRRLGRTFQLLGLLNSPSDIAAVRHSLDDSDPKVRSRGIEYLDNLLAGEVRKRVMILVEDMPADERIRKGNVIYRTRVRDVEDTMAQLLHDEDESIAAAAVLLVESRGMWSLADDLEHVLAHRDAKDQHMFEAASWALAAHRMPADRRRELWQEPLPSVELADRLRRLPLFEYTQVNDLFRLARLGRQARFEAGRTLYQRGEQPRTVQFLLDGMARAAGSHGVTEIAAPAPLAVEQVLEGSPMPMTVTATERLISLVLTNDEFLALLSENVELAEGLFRLMIHTNHLDVGHTLIQGAVAPELKERIATELQPVDRLLLLQSSPLLAHATAAQLWRLSAIARPVTLSSGTEALTRGGEAAILIVLGGSLRVDTADGRSATAVAGDVIGMYETLGGTRFDASVTVLSTGTALKLERDSLFELLADHTDLLQGLFSILLRRGK
- a CDS encoding HAMP domain-containing sensor histidine kinase, which gives rise to MSSHSTRLPPPPAATASLRPGRAFGRSLYWRIGLGLILFLAITLGLQVGLFIWVAGETEGGMPERMGRDFAELVASDFESALTQDPALDLEAYAKRRISELHRPAAIIFADGRVVAPPNVDVPSGMRMPGPFKRRSGPPGGGRGGSPGRERRPPPGFDGPPPGALPRTPFGGPRRGPVMAPIEHNGDVVAVVWVPPLTGLRRVADEIGTPLAIGAFLLLIAGTALAALVIFRPAQARLRALEDAARRFGEGDLSARAPAIGGDEVSAVAEAFNRMAGDLAARQAQLTEADRARRQLLADVSHELMTPLTAIRGYAETLALPQFAPPSKEGTRAVKVIQEEGERIERLVGDLLDLARFEAGGILLAQESVDVGELFDRVTERHAQTAEDKHVAVVVELHDEDLRLVGDPMRIEQALQNLAANALKHTPPGGVVRLGARRDDGRVLLTVCDNGLGIPAEHLPHVFDRFYKADRSRSQSGSGLGLSIVKAIVERHGGRVAVRSVPNVETVFEVTLPISRA